The following coding sequences lie in one Drosophila sulfurigaster albostrigata strain 15112-1811.04 chromosome 2R, ASM2355843v2, whole genome shotgun sequence genomic window:
- the LOC133837764 gene encoding E3 SUMO-protein ligase ZBED1-like, giving the protein MLKDIEKVLAFFQQASEKISGGKYVTISLIIPMTYGLFRKIESVVPLLQTLQGKTLNKILMESIKQRLSVYEQRTVCRMATLLDPRFKKSGFQHSSNAEQAATCFENELANFPVKETASNQPVAPDSSLQDTLFDFLGERSMNNSVNSRVDAILTKRQYLERAIVGQDIDPLLWMKVNQTDFPAIGSLFAKYLCIPATSVESERTFSKAGQIISERRTRLKEKMLTFFCF; this is encoded by the exons ATGCTGAAAGATATTGAAAAAGTATTGGCTTTCTTTCAGCAAGCAAGCGAGAAAATTTCTGGCGGAAAATACGTAACGATATCGCTGATTATTCCCATGACATATGGACTTTTTCGGAAAATCGAAAGTGTTGTACCTTTACTACAAACTCTTCAAGGaaaaactttaaacaaaatattgatggAATCAATCAAGCAACGTCTTTCCGTATATGAGCAGAGAACAGTCTGCAGGATGGCTACGCTTTTGGATCCACGGTTCAAAAAAAGTGGATTTCAACATAGCTCAAACGCTGaacaagcagcaacatgttTTGAAAATGAGCTGGCCAATTTTCCAGTTAAAGAGACCGCAAGTAATCAACCCGTAGCACCGGATTCAAGTTTACAGGATACTTTGTTCGATTTTTTGGGTGAGCGTTCCATGAATAATTCTGTAAACTCAAGAGTAGATGCAATTTTAACTAAGAGGCAGTATCTGGAAAGGGCAATTGTCGGACAAGATATCGACCCTCTATTATGGATGAAG GTGAATCAAACTGATTTCCCTGCCATTGGGAGCCTTTTCGCCAAATATCTTTGCATTCCGGCTACGTCCGTGGAGTCTGAAAGAACATTCAGCAAGGCGGGCCAAATAATATCGGAGAGGCGAACCCGGCTcaaagaaaaaatgttaacattcttttgtttttaa
- the LOC133839444 gene encoding E3 SUMO-protein ligase ZBED1-like yields the protein MDRFLNLGKRRVSSSSADKPDCECSSSTDSEKDLEPNLQSNKKKSKISHVWKYFKRSDDKKYAKCLDCGKEYKTSGNTSNLHDHLKRFHPGVERKSAESSTQVVRAERNVITSTSSSCRSSMNSVASYFKRAVMYDSNSKRKTETKALTEMVAKDVQPYNIVENEGFVQYTHVLDPRYKLPSKTHLRDVLMHNYFTETSAKLSAILVNVSNIAVTCDLWTSSANASFLTVTGHFVYNYELKTASLATKKLLSTTNYCSQNIADTLRDIFIEWNILEKTVCIVTDNASSMLKACDLLHIRNLPCFAHTINLVVQDALKVDDPVLQALFTKCKSIVRFFKQSTISNEKLKLAQEGSEYTLLQETPTRWNSFYFMIERIIKCDAIAKFYYQQRMQPIYC from the exons ATGGATCGCTTTTTAAATCTGg gTAAACGTCGAGTGTCTTCATCAAGTGCCGACAAGCCGGACTGTGAGTGCTCCTCCAGCACAGACTCTGAAAAAGATTTGGAACCAAATCTACAGAGTAACAAAAAGAAGTCGAAAATTTCACAtgtttggaaatattttaaaaggtCTGACGACaagaaatatgccaaatgtcTCGATTGTGGCAAAGAATACAAGACAAGCGGCAATACATCTAACTTGCACGACCATTTAAAAAGGTTCCATCCTGGCGTGGAAAGAAAGAGCGCAGAATCGAGCACACAAGTTGTACGTGCTGAGAGGAACGTCATTACATCTACAAGCAGCAGTTGCAGATCGAGCATGAACTCTGTGGCGTCTTACTTTAAAAGAGCCGTCATGTATGATTCAAATTCTAAAAGAAAGACAGAGACTAAAGCTCTAACTGAAATGGTTGCCAAAGATGTGCAGCCCTACAATATTGTCGAAAACGAAGGGTTCGTGCAATACACTCATGTATTGGATCCTCGGTATAAATTACCCAGCAAGACGCACTTAAGAGATGTGCTGatgcataattattttacCGAAACTTCTGCCAAGTTATCAGCAATCCTTGTAAATGTTTCGAATATCGCAGTTACGTGTGATTTGTGGACATCAAGTGCCAATGCTAGTTTTTTGACTGTGACGGGTCATTTCGTATATAATTACGAATTAAAAACAGCATCcttagcaacaaaaaaacttctAAGCACAACTAATTATTGTTCACAAAACATTGCTGATACATTGCGggacatttttattgaatggaACATACTGGAAAAAACTGTATGTATTGTTACCGACAATGCCAGCTCCATGCTTAAAGCATGTGATCTATTGCATATTCGCAATCTGCCATGCTTTGCGCATACTATAAATCTCGTGGTGCAAGATGCTCTAAAAGTTGATGACCCAGTGCTTCAAGCTTTATTTACTAAATGTAAATCAATCGTTCGATTTTTCAAGCAAAGCACTATATCAAATGAAAAGCTCAAATTAGCTCAAGAAGGCTCAGAATATACTTTGTTGCAAGAAACGCCCACTAGGTggaatagtttttattttatgattgaGCGTATTATAAAATGCGATGCCATTGCAAAATTTTACTATCAACAACGAATGCAGCCCATTTACTGCTGA